The Branchiostoma floridae strain S238N-H82 chromosome 3, Bfl_VNyyK, whole genome shotgun sequence genomic sequence CCCTGTTTGTTAATCATGGCCTTTTTTGTCAACCAACTGAAGGGGGTGCCAATAAGGAGTATCTTCTTAAAGACGCCTGCTGACAGTCAGAATAGATTGATAAGGTATGTCGGAAAGCATACTAGACACTCCCTGTTTGTACCAACACTAAGTAGTTCATCTCCATTATACAGCAGGTTCTAACGAATCTCTTGTTGCGTTTTGTCCAAATGCCATTGTCTACGACAATCCGAGAGTGCGTTTGCTTTGCAATaacttacattttcaaaattccCGCAACAGCCTCCGAAAGCCTATGGCCTAAACACGGTGAAGTACAGTCATATCAACTTGCGTGCCCATCTACTAGATACTTACTTAATTTTATTCTTAACTCAGGAACATAACTTCTTTTACTACATACTAGACACGTTGTTTCTTTACGATTCCGTGAAAAGTCTGTTTGCTTATATTGGAATTGTAGATAACGAGTGCAGGGGTCATCCTCCAATTTACCAGTATAGTACCACTGATAGAGTTTGGCATGGTAGAAAGTTCTGCCAGCTGCGTATGATTGAAACTGCAATAATGGAAAGTAATGTGCAAAACGTGCTCGGAAACTCTAATAAAAAGGAGCCATTTGCTTACACGCTGACATTATGACAGTTCCTTGGGTATTGTTTATTGCGACCAACGTTCAGTGCTATATACCTACGACCGAAgattttatgttatttgattctTTTTTAAGAAAATGGTATAATTTCCAATCTATGATTACAATTCATATGTCCATGTGGTCCAGACAGAATAGAATTTAAATGTTTCACAATGTAACGAAAAGGCTTTGGCGAATTACTGATTTATATAAACGTAAAGTTCATATGACTGTTTATAAGGGAAACTTAAAAGATAATGTTAACACATCATGTTTGCATTTTAGAGGCCCAAAATTGATCTAAAAGCACGTACCAAATTTTGACTTAAAATTCACGGTTTTCTTTCAATAAGACAGACTGGATGTCCGTACAACTGTCattacttttgtgtattttctttcatttccggCGGATTACAGTTGGCGCCTTTCGACCTTTAGGCTACTATCTTAAATCGTGGCTCTAAAGTGAAAAGCCTTGTTTAGCAGACGACCTGAGAGTCCGGTATTTAAAAGAAGTTTCTGTTGTGTGTACAATGTGCAATATCTCTGATTAAAGGCTTCCAGAAGATCTTATACTTCTTCACCATTATCGCTGTCACCATCGATGATTTTTCCCCTTACTCTTTAATTAGATATTACATTGTTAATTGTCAACAGTATAGAATCTTTCGTTCCTCGAATTGTCTACATCTAACGttgcaatttttatgttaaAGAAATTGATGAATTATTTATTTTATGGGTACATTCTATCTACCATAGACTTTTATAAATGTCTCGTATACACAGTATAACTGAATGCTTGATTCTGTATTTgactaaaaaagaaaaagaacatgTATAACCTAGATTCACTATTGCAGAATACATCTTTAAAGCAACCTTACAACTCCAAGGACGTGCCTGATTATCTATGCAGGTAGAAAGAGGGCCGTAGCTCAAAATTGTACTCATGCTTTATTAACTGTTTTGACATTTTACTCGGAAAGTAACTGGTTAAGAACGGTCTCGTCAGCTTCATTATCttttaaatgttacatttcttgcGACCTTGTCATTGACTTTGTACTACATTATCTGTAATCGTTTGCCAAACCGTTTGAAATGCCAATGTTGTGAATATTAATGGTAGAACTGTGagagtaaaggtggtatctcactgcacttggggcaccagtgcggcactgcggggttcgttcaatgTCGCACTGTTGTGtaattttctccgattttttataatttagataatacttaatacgtaaaagcatgacttagaggacaacaaaatatagaaaacgtaaaaaaaattcGGTCTTCATGTCTGAAATTCGTTgcgtatctttcgaaccccataGTGCCaaaccggtgccccaagtgcagtgagataccacctaaagGCCCCCATTCCAACAGAGGGAGATTACGTTGCGTCCTTTCCACCGACTGAACTGGATTTGTGGAACCCCTTActaatatcatgcaaaattgaaaactatgattgaaaaaaaaaacacaaaacgtagGTTTTCTATCTCTGAAAATGATTTAAGAACTCatgtaaaatgatatgttttttatctatgaaatcaATCTTGACAAACTTTATGTCGCATCTTTGGTCTCAGCAGCTCGGTTGACGTCATGACTAACTANNNNNNNNNNNNNNNNNNNNNNNNNNNNNNNNNNNNNNNNNNNNNNNNNNNNNNNNNNNNNNNNNNNNNNNNNNNNNNNNNNNNNNNNNNNNNNNNNNNNNNNNNNNNNNNNNNNNNNNNNNNNNNNNNNNNNNNNNNNNNNNNNNNNNNNNNNNNNNNNNNNNNNNNNNNNNNNNNNNNNNNNNNNNNNNNNNNNNNNNNNNNNNNNNNNNNNNNNNNNNNNNNNNNNNNNNNNNNNNNNNNNNNNNNNNNNNNNNNNNNNNNNNNNNNNNNNNNNNNNNNNNNNNCCCTTActaatatcatgcaaaattgaaaactatgatgaaaaaaaaaaacacaaaacgtagGTTTTCTATCTCTGAAAATGATTTAAGAACTCatgtaaaatgatatgttttttatctatgaaatcaATCTTGACAAACTTTATGTCGCATCTTGGTCTCAGCAAGCTCGGTTGACGTCATGACTAACTAAGAGTTTTCACAAAACATCCAATTAACATATCCCGTTCAGAAGTATTGCTTAGAGTTGCTCAAAGCCCATTCCCGTGGTGAGTAGAAATAACAAAAGGAATCTAGAATTATGGGATAGTCAGAAGTGTTGACGCCGTAAGGTATTTAGAACATGCGGGTAAGGTAAGTCTTTACGGAAGATTACTTCGCAGCTTTGTAAGGTATTTTTGATTCTTTTGAGCTTTAGTCTCATGTAAAGCCACACGAGTTGAGAAGAGATTTGAAGTAATAGCATTGTGCCTGCGGCGGGGATTTCCCATACCTTCATTAAGTCCATTCGACAGAAAATCGCTTTCTCTTTTTGCGTGCATTTAGAAACAATTTGATGCTTCACATGCACGCCCTGGCAATGTAGTCAACAATGATTTTTCTACTCTTCTTTTATCAATATAAGAATAATTGCAAGCCATGTCTGAAGCATTAAAATAAGTGACAATGCTTAAAGTCTAGAGACACTGCTACTTACATACTTCGTGTGTCTTCGGTTCTTTGACATAGCATTCTCATTAACATTATAGTGTTCATTTAAATCATTTAGTCATGCATTATTAGGGAAACTATGTCTAGGTCCTTGTTTGTAGGCAGCTGTTGCTTAGAAGAGGAGCTGATAACTAGCTTCGAATGTCTTTTTATCTATCCTGACATAAACATGGCATTAAGATTTGTGTTATCTTGATTCCCCAGCCACCCTTAGTGAATCAAGCTTTTATCTTAGTCAGTCAGACACCTTTCAAGAAGATGTTTGCTGACAAATGGCTGCATGATAtattgaaacaaagatatcaaaagACAGCCGTTAAGCGTCAATACATTAATTATTGTACGAGTATATTACAACCATGGTTGGTACCTAGTCTTTCTGattgtgtgaaatattcctGGCAAAATTTCTTCAATTCATGATAACTAAAAGTATTATCGCATTAAGTATGCTACTTATGATCAATATATATTAACGATTGTATAGGAATTCCATGCACCATGGATGCGCtataatgatctttattgcatatgcCAGCAACGTATATGATTGTCGTTAATTATCTGTAGTCATTAATGTGAAGTCTTTCGGgtttcatatttcatacagtCATGTTTGAAGATAAAAGAAGACCTGCTGTAAAATAACGTTCGCCTTGAGGCTATTCTATTGCGAGGGGAATACTATCAGAAAAGAGGTATTTTGCAGCAGTCAGCTCAACTCTTTAACAGGTTGGAACTGCTTCTGAAACTcatcaaaactttctttctttgatgTAATAGCTACATAAGGGGTTGGTTTTACATCTTACAGTGCTGGCCATGCAGAAGCCTAAATACGGATAGAACCATTCCGAAAGTCAAATATCAATTCGTATAAATTATCGTTTATTGATTAGTTATTCCAAAGTAATTATTCCAAAGTCCTAGTTGTATCGGCCAAAAGGAAGCCGTTCGTGTCATGTGTTGCGCTACGTTTCCATCTAAAAACACACGTCATATAATGAGGAGCTGGTTTAACCGATTATGGCTGCCCCACACGTTACCATTGGGTCAGACTGGCGTTGTCTGATATTGGCGTAACAAAATATAAGGTTTACAACTCCATAAAACATAGACTGCGTTCTGTGCTTCAGAAATATGTGAGCATGTTCACATAACAAAAATTATGTTATCTGAAGctcttgttctttctttctctcaggAAACTGGCGTATATGTAATAATATCTACATTGAANNNNNNNNNNNNNNNNNNNNNNNNNNNNNNNNNNNNNNNNNNNNNNNNNNNNNNNNNNNNNNNNNNNNNNNNNNNNNNNNNNNNNNNNNNNNNNNNNNNNNNNNNNNNNNNNNNNNNNNNNNNNNNNNNNNNNNNNNNNNNNNNNNNNNNNNNNNNNNNNNNNNNNNNNNNNNNNNNNNNNNNNNNNNNNNNNNNNNNNNNNNNNNNNNNNNNNNNNNNNNNNNNNNNNNNNNNNNNNNNNNNNNNNNNNNNNNNNNNNNNNNNNTCGTTATTGATTAGTATTCCAAAGTAATATTCCAAAGTCCTAGTTGTATCGGCCAAAAGGAAGCCGTTCGTGTCATGTGTTGCGCTACGTTTCCATCTAAAAACACACGTCATATAATGAGGAGCTGGTTTAACCGATTATGGCTGCCCCACACGTTACCATTGGGTCAGACTGGCGTTGTCTGATATTGGCGTAACAAAATATAAGGTTTACAACTCCATAAAACATAGACTGCGTTCTGTGCTTCAGAAATATGTGAGCATGTTCACATAACAAAAATTATGTTATCTGAAGctcttgttcctttctttctctcaaGAAACTGGCGTATATGTAATAATATCTACATTGAAGCAATTTACAGGTGCACGAGAGGTACAACATTGTCATAGGATTTAACAAAGAATACAGGTTCAGAAAAGTCAGTAGCATCATGTAAACTGTTAACTTGAATGACACACTTCTTCTAttctttttacatattttacatatttctgctacatacaaattacatttttgCTCATACGGGTATAACATTACAATGAAAATAAGTGATATCacttttgtcacattttgtcTTAAGTAAATTTCAGGATAAAGACATCTAAGTCAATACATTTTTCTAACTCTTTTAGGGTTGAATATCTTCtctttgaatttttgaaaattttctctGGTTTCCTTACTATTAAATTCTATTGAAGTTTCTTTAACTCACTGACCTTAACAACAACCTATTACCAAATGTCAGACTCGTAAAAGCGTGAAATTGATTGAAATTTAACATCGGTATAAATATGCTATCGATATATATGAAGTTTTTGAACGTATATAGATCATTGTTTTTGAACACCTAATAAGACCGTGGATTAAATGTACATTGCATCGAAAGCAACGTTTGTACAAACATTATTCACACATGTCTAATAAACGGTAAGATTCTGACATCACAAGTCATGTAGATAAAAGTAGAGACGTCAAGTCTAAATGTCATCGCCGCTGCCTAGAGCTAACAATTAAAAGAGGCTTAAGAAAAAAGACCTACAACAaatgtttgttgtcattattTCGTTTGCTCCTAAATACTTATTTACTTGCCGACTGCTATAATGTTAACTTCTGTTCAGCAAATCTTATACTAATACGGCCCTGTATTCCCTCGCGGTTCATGATCTTGTGATTTTCAGTTATAGCCTTTAATCCGGTTAAAATAGGATTTCTTGTGCAACTCCAAATATAGTGATTAACAACAAGGATGCATTGTTTTGGGTGCCAATGCTTTTACTTTCAGTAACGTCTTCTGCAGTACCAGCAGATAATGTCTTTAAAACAAATTCAATTGCCATCCTACAATCAATAACTCTTGCGTACGGAAGGTATGGTTATCGATATATGTATGGCAATAGACATGTACCTCTTATTGAATTAGCTAATATCCCTATACAATACGCACAGCCAATCTTTATGCCTGTGAAAACAATTAGATGAGTAGAAATCTATTTCGTAGATAAGAAGACAACTTGTCATCTATTCTGTAGTGCAAGAGTTATTGGCAGTATGCATCCATCATTTATAGTTGACAAGCGTGCAGATGTAAGGAATCACCCATCTCGAATCACTTAGGATGACTGTTGTACCCATGTCTGAATAATGTACTAAAAGGTTTTGTTCGCCTCTGCACCATAAAAGGAGATATGTATAGACGTGAAGTTACTAGTGCAGGTTCACATCGGTAGACTGTCGTCTCAGCACGTGATTCTTCAGACTGGTTCGCCGGTTGGAGTTCATCTGTAGGTAAACAGTTGTAAACAGCAgtttaaaaatgtatttcttgtaCCACGAGATAGGCAATGAGTATAAAACTGAATGTTACACTCTCACACGTATAATCATTGGTGTTTTTAACAGTTGATAATACTAGTGCGTTGTGAAGAAATGCTGCACAGGGGAAAAGAGATTTCAAGACCaatgagttgttgttttttctattgCCAagtatatcattatcataataacGTTTTTGCAAGTTCATACCCTAGGGCTAATTGCGATCAAAGCAAACTATAATAGACAGTGTTGGTTtggccccattccactagaaAGCGATCACCGGTCGACGGCTCGTCCGTCCAAGTAATCTATCTAAATCCAGGTCGCAGCTAGGTCACTGCCCCAGTGGAACTGGAGTATAAGCTATTAGAGTGTCTGAGCTATCTTGTGTCGGCAGTGGAATATGTAATGCCCGAGGTATTGGTGTCACTATAGTATGGTAGTCTGAGTCACACAGGCAAACCCTCCATTTGTATGCATTGTGGATGATGCGATGAAACGCAATTCCATTTCCTTTCTGTCTGATCTAGCCCAGGCCTTAAGTATGAGTCATCTAAATGTATTCATTAGGTAAATGGCATTATGAAAGTGAAAACATAGTAAAAATCACGTACGCAACCTACGACCTATCGGTATAAATGCTACgaaaacattgcaaaatgacTATTCGGATGCGTAAGAAATCAACGGTCATCAAACAGACCACTCTCCCCAGTACACTGTTATCCAATGCCGAAATCGACATTCCAATACAAGCCATTCTTCTTTGTCACAACCTTCCATTTGCCACTTTGGCAATTCCTCACTCCGTCTCGCTAACATCGATTTGCTGCGGAAAAATTCAAACTACTTCTTTATTGACCtttcaaagaaaaataacaaacataatCACTGAACCAATTAATGAAAAATGAACAATCAAGAAAATATCAACAATAATCTGACCGTTATCTACAATATTAATAATATACCAGAAATTCAGAAAGGTCTAATATAATGTAATTATAACAAGAATTCCAAACAACTCACCTTCTTTAACTTTTCTCCGAAGTTGCAGAAGCGATAGTATATGACTTGGACGGCCGTGACGACAACAGCCAAAATGGCGGCCGCTCCTAGTACATAGAAAACGCCCAGGAAGATGTCCAGACCCAGTGCCGAGGCTTCGTTGACATTAGACGACTGCCCATCAAGTGGACAGCCGTCCTTGGGCCACCATTTGTCCCGTAGTTCGCTCATCTTTCCACTTTCTTGGAGCTTTAATATTCTGAAGAGGCAATACAATAGAATTACCTTTTGTCCCTCGTGTTCTTTTATCTGTGTTTGCACTTCTGTTTTTGACGATATTAAAGTATTAAGAATTTTGATTCGTACCCAATCCTTAGTAAACAAATGCAATAGAATGTAATGTAAAAATACTATCATAATTAGTAGTGCCAATATTTCATATTGCTGATTGAAAGCTCTGATGTTAGTTTGTTAATGATTACTTAAAAACTGTTATAATTTTGCCATTCTTCATTAAGATGTGCCAGTTGGTAGGACTTACTACACAACCTGAATTACGGTTAATTTACTCTTAATCATTGAATAGTGAAATTCATTGTACGCAGTCAGATATAGATGCTAGTGTTTGTCGATAATGATTATAATGGTTCTCTTAATGTACAAAAAAGGCTTCAATATCCACCAAGTGAGGCACAACAATGCCGTAAAGGAAGCCATTAAGCCTGTCTGAAGCAGCATGGGCAGTGGGGTGTTATGTGTCTATACCTCTCTAACCGATTACGGGTACCTATTTCTACAAAGGTGGATGAGATAAGCCATGTAAAGTGCCTATCCCAAGGACACCACGTCCAGCCAGGAATGCAAAGGTTTGAACCTGCGACATATCGATCTCATATGTATTCACTCGGACATTCTACCGCCACAATAACAACACTGATATTAGTAGTCATAGAAATAACATACCCCACCGACAGCTGCTTTTTGATGGCACTTCCTCTGCGCGTGGCAAACCCATAGCCTTTGAACAAGAACGGTTTTCCCAGGAGCATGAGCTCACAGTTTTGATCAGTTCTCACAGTGTACTCCAGAAAGGGCGTCTCCTCGATCAGCACGTACCGCCCAGCACGAACCCACTCCACGCCCTTCATGCTGCTCGGGGGGAACATTTCAGTGGTCTGCATCGAATCCCACATCCTCTCGTACACAGAGCCAGTGTCTATTGGTGTAAAAAGACATCAGATATAAGAATCAAGTTGAGACATCCCTGTAAACTATATCCGTTGATAGTTTCATCAGGCTGATGAATATCTGAATGACAAAGCTCTATGCACGACCATACATATATAGCCTGGTGACCTCTCATGAGTGTCTTCAATTTTCTTGTGGGCAATAATGATTACTATATTAAAAGCAATTCAATTTCCATAATTTCGGCAAAACAACAAAGAATTCTCTCTggcgtttcaagtgacatccatcattcTTCTTCAGTAACACTAGAATAAACAGTTCCTTAATGAACGTCACTGGAATAAACAGTTCATTTTAGTGGCCCTGAAGGAGAgtagtggatgtcacttgaaacgtccgGCTGTAATCTCTGAATCTTATTCTGTGGTGCAGATTGAATTGTCTCCAAACATTACAACAGAGATGTCGCAAAGGTTGCCTTGGTCTGGTATGTTCCATTAGTTTACCAACAAGAGCTTTACGAAGGTTCTATCATTACTCGAGGTAAAATGAAATCTATGTGGACTAGATTGTTGGGGAGTGAAATGAAAACTATGAATATGAAAAAGGGAAATTAATATTGATATAGTGCAGGATTGTAAAAAGAATGATTACTATAGTTCTAGCTCAGCAAATAGCTATTCTTCCACTTCCTGTACAGATTCTACACGTTCACGGAAATTTCCCAAGCTCTTGCCggcaagcacaatgaacaattGACCACGGCTTAATTTCCATTGCTAAGAACTGTGGACCTTTCAGGTAGCATGCATGTCGAAAGAGCGACACAtgcagccggaatcgaactcacggcttctagttcaaGAAGGCAACGTCGCTTACCACTGCACTTCACAGTCATGCTATACTGTAAAGTTCTCATGTTAACATACCCTCCTTTCGAAAACATTGAAACTATAGTAAGAGTTCTTCATCGAAAAGCATGGTCTGAGGAACGCAGCCTGTACTGAGCGTGACCAACAGGGGCTTCTGATTTGAGTCACGTGAGGTCAGAGTGCGAAGCCGCTAATTTGATCTGCGCTCCCCAAACTTTTGGTACCTACCTACTTGCCCCTTGAAGAAGGAATAGAGAAATGTTTCTTGTGTCACGCCAAACGGGATGGAGTTTTGAGACGCCAGATCGTCAATAGACTTGATTGGTGAGACGAGCCGCTTGACGGTGAGGAAGGCTGTGAGGTTGGCAGTGTAGGTGGAGATGACGATCAGGGTGAAGAACCACCAGGCACCGGCCAGGATACGGGAGGGGAGGGAGCGGGGCGCAGGCTCTCCTCCTGGAATATACGCAAAATTTGGTAACATTACGTACTAGTTACTTGAAAACCTCAACCAAATGCGCAAGAGGAGAGACTGGGACGCAACAGCCCTTTTACAACGTTTCATCAACAACTAAAGAAGTAACTTAAACTTCTGCATGACGCCACGTTTGAGAAGCTAGCCACGAGTTTCTCATTATTGATATGCAGTGCTGTTCGGTTGGAAGTTGGTGTAAAACCCATTTCGTCTTGAGTTGGAAATTAGACTTAAATCTCGCCACAGAACAAATTCTCCATCACATAATATATGGACTTTCAAAGGTAAAGGTGTTTTTATAGCTAGGAAGTCATAACTCACCTTTCCGGACGATCGACCAGTACGTCAGCCACAGACTATTCTTGAAATTGAATTTGCGGTCGTTGTAGTAATTCTGGTCCCCAATATCACATTTGAACCTAAGCAAAAGGCAATTCATATGGTTGATGATGATAGCTATGTATATGtaactttccatttattctacgctaaaggaaagatacggacaaaagaagtatctttcgaatgtacacaatttcgaacttcgtagagcaattacaaagataagaatctgtagtcacaaactgaatatagaagccggaagatattctaaaattccccgtgaccagaggttttgtccattctgcccaaatgagatcgaagacgaacgtcactttgttatggattgttctcaatatgatgacaaacgcacagagct encodes the following:
- the LOC118412539 gene encoding glutamate receptor ionotropic, kainate 2-like gives rise to the protein MATAGVCSLIVCVLLVCGSVGVSLNTSTTAAPLMISSSASAATSTKSPSVLLSQLQAAAKSQRQNGPEVTRRQDFIDSSDDLLKGKTLKAVTVLEDPYATKKVTDEGTDFHGFVIDIVKELSSSLGFDFELYVSPDGKYGAPKENNTQWSGVIGEIMSGRADVAVAPVTISSEREQVVDFTNPFMDLGAGLLMKKPEPEGTSIFAFLQPFKGTVWFSILGALLGTAILLYVTSRLRFKCDIGDQNYYNDRKFNFKNSLWLTYWSIVRKGGEPAPRSLPSRILAGAWWFFTLIVISTYTANLTAFLTVKRLVSPIKSIDDLASQNSIPFGVTQETFLYSFFKGQVDTGSVYERMWDSMQTTEMFPPSSMKGVEWVRAGRYVLIEETPFLEYTVRTDQNCELMLLGKPFLFKGYGFATRRGSAIKKQLSVGILKLQESGKMSELRDKWWPKDGCPLDGQSSNVNEASALGLDIFLGVFYVLGAAAILAVVVTAVQVIYYRFCNFGEKLKKMNSNRRTSLKNHVLRRQSTDVNLH